Sequence from the Corallococcus sp. EGB genome:
CGCGGAGGACCGGACGCGCGGCTACCGCTTCCTCAAGGCCGCGGGCGTCACCGCGATGGTGGCGGGCGGGGTGATGCTGCTCCTGCCGCTCATGCTCCCGGTGGTGCTGCCTCCCGGGACGCTGCTGGGCGGCGCGATGGGCGCCCTGGCCGGCACGCTGGTGGTGCGCGTCTCCATCCGGGCGCTGGTGGGTGAGCCCGACGCGGTGCTCGTCGTCGGGGATGGCCTCAAGGCCCGCGCGGTGGCGAGCGCCATCGAAGACGGCGGCGAGGGGTCCTTCCGCGTGGTGGCCCTGGTGGACCCGCGCAAGGTGGAGGAGCGGCTGGACGCGATGGCGGCCCGCCTCAACGCCTCCTACGTGGTGCAGGCCGCGGACGACATGCGCGGCGCCAACTGGGTGGATTCGCTCTTGCGCTGCCGGCTGGACGGGCGGCGGGTGTACGACGCGGCGGGCTTCTGCGAGCGCGTGCTGCGCCGCATCCCGGTGCAGTTCCTGCGCGCCAGCGACTTCGCCTTCGCGGATGAGATGACGGTGTCGCCCCTTCGCCGGGCCTTCAAGCGCGTGTTCGACGTGGCGGTGGCGTCGCTGCTCCTGCTGATGGCCTCGCCCTTCCTGGTGCTGGTGGCCATCGCCATCAAGCTGGATTCGAAGGGCCCCGTCTTCTACCGGCAGGACCGCGTGGGCCTGGGCGGCAGGGCGTATCCGCTCTGGAAGTTCCGCAGCATGCGCACCGACGCGGAGAAGAACGGCGCCGTGTGGGCGCGCTCCAACGACGACCGCGTCACCCGGGTGGGACGGTTCATCCGCAAGACGCGCATCGACGAGATTCCGCAGGTGTTCAACGTGCTCCTGGGCCACATGAGCTTCGTGGGGCCGCGTCCGGAGCGCCCGGTGTTCACGGAGCAGCTCAAGCAGCAGATTCCGTTCTACGGCCTGCGCGAGGCGGTGAAGCCGGGCATCACGGGCTGGGCGCAGATCCGCTACCCCTACGGCGCTTCGGTGGAGGATGCGCGCAACAAGCTGGAGTTCGACCTGTACTACGTGAAGAACGGGTCGCTCTTCCTGGACGTCGGCATCATCTTCCACACGGTGCGGCACGTGCTGCTGGGGCGGGGGGCCCGGTAGGACAGTTCGTCAGTGGATGTCGGGGACGGTCCGCGGCCTCCGGTTGTGGGGGGAGGCCGGGATGCGAAGGGTGGAGCCATGGATTGGGGTGGGCGAGGGGGTTGGAACATGGTGGGCATGGACGTGGACGCGCCGTTCTCAGAGCAGTGGAGCCAGGACGACGCGCGCAACAAGCAGCAGGGCGTGGAGCGCAACGAGCTGCTGCAGGCGCCGAAGAACCGTCCCACGCGCATCGTCGCGATGGGGGGCGGCACGGGCCTGCCCATGGTGCTCAAGGGGCTGGCCCGCCGCGCGGCCCCCAAGGCGGGGCAGCCCGGCGTGGACATCACCGCGGTCGTGGCGATGAGCGACGACGGCGGCAGCTCCGGCCGCCTGCGCCGGCTGCACGGCGCGCTGCCCCCGGGCGACATCCGCAACTGCCTGGTGGCGCTCGCGGGCGGCAAGAGCGCGCTGAAGGACGTGTTCCAGTACCGCTTCGGCGGCGCGCGGGGCCTGGCCGGCCACGCGGTGGGCAACCTGCTCATCGCGGCGCTCGCGGAGCTGAGGGGTGACTTCCTGGAGGCGGTGCGGCTGTCCGGGGAGCTGTTGGGCGCAAAGGGCCATGTGCTGCCGAGCACGCTCGCGTCGGTGCAGCTGGTGGCCCAGATGCACGACGACACGGAGGTGGTGGGCGAGCGCAACATCTGCCGCGCCGAGGGCCGCGTGCGCCGCGTGTCGCTGAGCCCCCGTTCGCCTCCGCCGGTGGACGGCCTGCTGGAGGCCATCTACTCGGCG
This genomic interval carries:
- the exoE gene encoding polyisoprenyl-phosphate hexose-1-phosphate transferase ExoE, yielding MLRVFHHYFSAKKLTFFLAESSAIALACVAGAAACAALFAPLGTQPPFATLWPTLVGLGLAFVVTFQFTLYLLDLYDLRIAAEDRTRGYRFLKAAGVTAMVAGGVMLLLPLMLPVVLPPGTLLGGAMGALAGTLVVRVSIRALVGEPDAVLVVGDGLKARAVASAIEDGGEGSFRVVALVDPRKVEERLDAMAARLNASYVVQAADDMRGANWVDSLLRCRLDGRRVYDAAGFCERVLRRIPVQFLRASDFAFADEMTVSPLRRAFKRVFDVAVASLLLLMASPFLVLVAIAIKLDSKGPVFYRQDRVGLGGRAYPLWKFRSMRTDAEKNGAVWARSNDDRVTRVGRFIRKTRIDEIPQVFNVLLGHMSFVGPRPERPVFTEQLKQQIPFYGLREAVKPGITGWAQIRYPYGASVEDARNKLEFDLYYVKNGSLFLDVGIIFHTVRHVLLGRGAR
- the yvcK gene encoding gluconeogenesis factor YvcK family protein, coding for MVGMDVDAPFSEQWSQDDARNKQQGVERNELLQAPKNRPTRIVAMGGGTGLPMVLKGLARRAAPKAGQPGVDITAVVAMSDDGGSSGRLRRLHGALPPGDIRNCLVALAGGKSALKDVFQYRFGGARGLAGHAVGNLLIAALAELRGDFLEAVRLSGELLGAKGHVLPSTLASVQLVAQMHDDTEVVGERNICRAEGRVRRVSLSPRSPPPVDGLLEAIYSADLIAIGPGSLYSSVLPNLLVDGVAQALKETRALKVMVANLMTQPGETDGMNCLDHVQAVIDHVGPVLDAVLVNGRMPTEESIQRYARKGSFMVTAEARELLSSGVIPVQADLLKEGSKIRHDSRKVAACLLKMARSGL